Genomic segment of Thermodesulfovibrionales bacterium:
AATTGGGACGGTGCCTCATCAATGGACGGTTTTTCTATAATATTTTCGATTTTCGAAGAGTCAGGACGCAACTTTACAATCCCATAGCGGTTCACCATCTCTCGTTCGACTTTCTGCACCCCGATCATCAGGTGGCCATGGCCCTGATAATCCTTTATCATCTGTTTAGTGAACGATACCTTGGATTGCACAAGATCATCACCCCAAACATATATAAACGGTTCGTTGTGGACCAGGCTGGCGGCAGACAGTACCGGCGTACCGTTGCCATAAGGCCCTTTTTGCCTGACGTAAACGAAATTAGCCATCTCGGAAATCCGTGTTACTTCCTCAAGCTGTTTCAGCTTTCCCCCTTCTCTTAATTCATTGGCCAGTGCCCAGTTGTGATCGAAGTGGTCTTCCAGGGGTTTCTTATCCCATTTTGTCACCAGGATAATGTCCTGTATCCCGGCTTCCACCAATTCCTCGACAACCAGCTGAATAATCGGCTTATCCACGATCGGCAGCATCTCTTTGGGCATAGTCTTTGTTGCCGGAAGGAATCTCGTCCCCGCACCGGCTAC
This window contains:
- a CDS encoding sugar phosphate nucleotidyltransferase, producing the protein MRPMPTIKKAIIAVAGAGTRFLPATKTMPKEMLPIVDKPIIQLVVEELVEAGIQDIILVTKWDKKPLEDHFDHNWALANELREGGKLKQLEEVTRISEMANFVYVRQKGPYGNGTPVLSAASLVHNEPFIYVWGDDLVQSKVSFTKQMIKDYQGHGHLMIGVQKVEREMVNRYGIVKLRPDSSKIENIIEKPSIDEAPSQLADFGRMILNQDIVDILRELPLGKDNELWIVDAIRQYVERGGIWPRRWITENG